The Orcinus orca chromosome 16, mOrcOrc1.1, whole genome shotgun sequence genome includes a window with the following:
- the IGSF6 gene encoding immunoglobulin superfamily member 6 isoform X2 produces METVNRGKIILGLELNLILFHVGAASNCTVSVVQPPSLEVDYTQKAVTMQCSFSTAGCPAERPTSLWFRYGALQPENLCLDGCRDETDKFTLVNLAQNQVALTVNRLAFNDSAIYICGIAFPSSKEPRAKQTGGGTVLVVRDRKALSKELQSLLTALLSLLSIYVTGVFVYFIVLTKSKSNTLRKKETEDSQKKKSARRIFQEIAQELYTKRHMETNQQPQEKDNTYENGRAPSNYERP; encoded by the exons ATGGAGACTGTGAACAGAGGCAAAATCATTCTCGGTCTGGAACTCAATCTGATTCTATTTCATGTCG GTGCCGCAAGCAACTGTACCGTCTCGGTGGTTCAACCACCTTCCCTTGAAGTGGATTACACTCAAAAGGCTGTGACCATGCAGTGCTCTTTCTCCACCGCGGGGTGCCCTGCAGAGCGACCAACAAGCCTGTGGTTTCGCTATGGCGCTCTCCAGCCCGAGAACCTGTGCTTGGATGGATGCAGAGATGAGACAGACAAATTCACCCTTGTGAATCTGGCACAAAACCAAGTTGCCCTCACTGTAAACAGGCTGGCTTTCAATGACAGCGCAATCTACATCTGTGGAATAGCCTTTCCCAGTTCAAAGGAACCGAGAGCTAAGCAGACGGGAGGAGGGACTGTGCTGGTGGTAAGAG ACAGGAAGGCTCTCAGCAAGGAATTGCAGAGTCTCCTGACGGCCCTCTTATCACTGCTGTCTATCTACGTCACTGGTGTATTCGTGTACTTCATCGTCCTCACCAAA TCAAAATCTAACactctaagaaagaaagaaacagaagattcaCAAAAG AAAAAGAGTGCTCGGCGTATTTTTCAGGAAATTGCTCAAGAACTATATACGAAGAGACACATGGAAACAAACCAACAacct CAGGAGAAAGACAACACTTATGAAAATGGAAGAGCACCTTCTAACTATGAAAGACCATAG
- the IGSF6 gene encoding immunoglobulin superfamily member 6 isoform X1 has translation METVNRGKIILGLELNLILFHVGAASNCTVSVVQPPSLEVDYTQKAVTMQCSFSTAGCPAERPTSLWFRYGALQPENLCLDGCRDETDKFTLVNLAQNQVALTVNRLAFNDSAIYICGIAFPSSKEPRAKQTGGGTVLVVRDRKALSKELQSLLTALLSLLSIYVTGVFVYFIVLTKEIPPAEESKSNTLRKKETEDSQKKKSARRIFQEIAQELYTKRHMETNQQPQEKDNTYENGRAPSNYERP, from the exons ATGGAGACTGTGAACAGAGGCAAAATCATTCTCGGTCTGGAACTCAATCTGATTCTATTTCATGTCG GTGCCGCAAGCAACTGTACCGTCTCGGTGGTTCAACCACCTTCCCTTGAAGTGGATTACACTCAAAAGGCTGTGACCATGCAGTGCTCTTTCTCCACCGCGGGGTGCCCTGCAGAGCGACCAACAAGCCTGTGGTTTCGCTATGGCGCTCTCCAGCCCGAGAACCTGTGCTTGGATGGATGCAGAGATGAGACAGACAAATTCACCCTTGTGAATCTGGCACAAAACCAAGTTGCCCTCACTGTAAACAGGCTGGCTTTCAATGACAGCGCAATCTACATCTGTGGAATAGCCTTTCCCAGTTCAAAGGAACCGAGAGCTAAGCAGACGGGAGGAGGGACTGTGCTGGTGGTAAGAG ACAGGAAGGCTCTCAGCAAGGAATTGCAGAGTCTCCTGACGGCCCTCTTATCACTGCTGTCTATCTACGTCACTGGTGTATTCGTGTACTTCATCGTCCTCACCAAA GAAATACCACCTGCAGAAGAG TCAAAATCTAACactctaagaaagaaagaaacagaagattcaCAAAAG AAAAAGAGTGCTCGGCGTATTTTTCAGGAAATTGCTCAAGAACTATATACGAAGAGACACATGGAAACAAACCAACAacct CAGGAGAAAGACAACACTTATGAAAATGGAAGAGCACCTTCTAACTATGAAAGACCATAG